DNA from Petropleomorpha daqingensis:
CCAGCCAGTGCTGGCACAGCTCGGCGAGCTGCTCGCCGCGCTCCCACAGCGCCAGCGACTCCTCCAGGGTGAGCCCGCCGGCCTCGAGCTTGCGGACCACCTCGGCGAGCTCCTCGCGGGCCTGCTCGTAGGTCTGGGTGGGCTCGGGGGTGGCGGTCACGGTTCCTCCTCGTCGCTGGTCCGGTCGACGCGCACCGGCAGCCGGCCCCCGGCGACCCGCACCCGCAGCCGCTCGCCGTCGGCGACGGCGTCGGGATCGCGGACGAGCTCGCCGTCGGCCCGCTGGACGACGGCGTAGCCGCGCTCCAGGGTCGCGGCGGGGGAGAGGGCGGCCACGCGGGCGCGGGCGTGCTCGAGGTCGCGCTCGGCGCCCTCGATCCGGTGGGTGACGGTGCGCAGGGCCCGGTCGCGCAGCTGCGTCACGTCGTCCTGCCGGCCGTGGAGCATCCGTTCGGGGGCGGCGAGCGCCGGGCGGCTGCGCACCGACTCCAGCCACCGCTCCTGCTGTTCCAGCCGGGCGGCGAGCACCTGGCGGGCGCGGGCGCGCATGGACTCGACCAGCCGCCGCTGCTCGCCGATCTCCGGGACGATCCGGTGCGCGGCGTCGGTCGGGGTGGCCGCGCGGACGTCGGCGACGTGGTCGACCAGGGTCGTGTCGGTCTCGTGGCCGACCGCGGTGACCACGGGCGTGCGGCAGGCGGCGATCGCGCGGACCAGGCCCTCGTCG
Protein-coding regions in this window:
- a CDS encoding exodeoxyribonuclease VII small subunit, producing the protein MTATPEPTQTYEQAREELAEVVRKLEAGGLTLEESLALWERGEQLAELCQHWLDRARERLAAAKPEERPDETS